From the genome of Candidatus Dependentiae bacterium, one region includes:
- the gatA gene encoding Asp-tRNA(Asn)/Glu-tRNA(Gln) amidotransferase GatCAB subunit A (allows the formation of correctly charged Asn-tRNA(Asn) or Gln-tRNA(Gln) through the transamidation of misacylated Asp-tRNA(Asn) or Glu-tRNA(Gln) in organisms which lack either or both of asparaginyl-tRNA or glutaminyl-tRNA synthetases; reaction takes place in the presence of glutamine and ATP through an activated phospho-Asp-tRNA(Asn) or phospho-Glu-tRNA), whose product MKPFLTIQEIKEKLEKKEITPKDVLSFYKKRIKKYNPKLNAFLEVFEEEFDKEHSSKGLLAGIPGLLKDNMSQKGRITSCASKILSNYKAPYDATITKKLKDEGAIIVGRGNMDEFAMGSSGEFSAYGATLNPWDSTRAAGGSSSGPAGAVGAGLVPWAIGSETGSSVRIPAAFCNLVGLYPSYGRFSRKGIVAFASSTDQVGPITKTVYDNALLASIMSGNDEGDGTSINQPRQDFTKDLSAKLPQNLKIGVIKDSLESDGVDPQIKESFTSAINNFEKMGATIKYVSIPNIDLGIAVYFVLSRAEAASNLSRYDGTLYGNRDKEATTIEEMYIKTRQNNFGKEVKRRILMGNYVLSAGHKDAFYNKALLVRSLLQKSFEDTFKDVDLLISPTSSTLAFQIGKESSDPLAMYMADFFTVPMCISGIPGLSIPCGFSKENLPIGFQFVGPRFSEHLIYKAAFAYEQQTQFYLKNPAGFE is encoded by the coding sequence ATGAAACCATTTTTAACCATACAAGAAATTAAAGAAAAATTAGAAAAAAAAGAAATAACTCCCAAAGACGTACTTTCTTTTTATAAAAAACGAATCAAAAAATACAATCCAAAATTAAATGCATTTCTAGAAGTGTTTGAAGAAGAATTTGATAAAGAACACAGTTCAAAAGGGTTACTTGCAGGCATTCCAGGACTTCTAAAAGATAATATGAGTCAAAAAGGCAGAATTACTTCCTGCGCTTCCAAAATTCTTTCAAACTACAAAGCTCCATACGATGCAACAATCACAAAAAAATTAAAAGATGAAGGCGCGATCATCGTCGGTCGTGGAAATATGGACGAATTTGCAATGGGCTCTTCAGGAGAGTTTTCCGCTTACGGTGCAACTTTAAATCCTTGGGATTCTACTCGAGCCGCTGGCGGATCATCTTCGGGTCCAGCAGGCGCAGTAGGTGCAGGACTTGTTCCTTGGGCAATTGGTTCAGAAACAGGAAGCTCTGTTCGAATTCCTGCAGCATTTTGCAACCTGGTAGGACTTTATCCTTCCTATGGTAGATTTTCACGAAAAGGAATTGTGGCATTCGCATCTTCAACCGATCAAGTCGGACCTATAACCAAAACGGTTTATGATAATGCACTCTTAGCATCGATCATGTCAGGAAATGATGAAGGTGATGGGACATCAATAAATCAACCTCGCCAAGATTTCACAAAAGATTTGTCTGCTAAATTGCCACAAAATTTAAAAATCGGAGTCATTAAAGATTCGCTTGAATCTGATGGTGTCGATCCACAAATCAAAGAGTCTTTCACAAGTGCTATCAATAACTTTGAAAAAATGGGCGCCACAATCAAATATGTTTCCATTCCAAACATCGATCTTGGAATCGCCGTTTATTTTGTTTTAAGTAGAGCTGAAGCAGCATCAAATCTTTCAAGATATGACGGAACTCTTTATGGCAACAGAGATAAAGAAGCAACAACAATAGAAGAAATGTATATAAAAACTCGCCAAAACAACTTTGGTAAAGAGGTAAAACGTAGAATACTAATGGGTAATTATGTTTTATCAGCAGGTCACAAAGATGCTTTCTACAACAAAGCACTTTTAGTAAGATCTTTACTGCAAAAAAGTTTTGAAGATACTTTTAAAGACGTTGACTTGTTAATTAGTCCAACATCATCTACTCTTGCATTTCAAATTGGCAAAGAAAGCAGTGATCCACTTGCTATGTACATGGCAGATTTTTTTACAGTCCCAATGTGTATTAGTGGAATACCAGGACTTTCTATTCCTTGTGGATTCTCAAAAGAGAATTTACCAATAGGTTTTCAATTCGTAGGCCCAAGATTTTCTGAACATTTGATTTATAAAGCTGCATTTGCATACGAACAACAAACACAATTTTATCTAAAAAATCCAGCAGGTTTTGAATAA
- a CDS encoding Asp-tRNA(Asn)/Glu-tRNA(Gln) amidotransferase subunit GatC, whose protein sequence is MYSFSKEELLKIAKLSALHLDENEIEQFAKELQIILEYSSMLNKVVSEEKLEAKPFKTNVFRDDVAIATDSKEILENAPQKKDTFFVVPKIL, encoded by the coding sequence ATGTACTCATTTTCAAAAGAAGAGTTATTAAAAATAGCAAAGCTTTCAGCACTTCATTTGGATGAAAACGAAATCGAACAGTTTGCAAAAGAACTCCAAATAATCCTTGAATACTCTTCAATGCTTAACAAAGTTGTATCTGAAGAAAAACTAGAAGCAAAACCATTTAAAACAAACGTTTTCAGAGACGATGTTGCTATTGCAACAGACTCAAAAGAAATCCTTGAAAATGCACCGCAAAAAAAAGATACATTTTTCGTTGTTCCAAAAATTTTATAA
- the dnaX gene encoding DNA polymerase III subunit gamma/tau codes for MQNLELNLARKLRPKTFNDVIGQELSVRILKNGLYLNKFFPVYIFSGNRGCGKTTSARLLAAAVNCENLKNFQQNPKEQDVPCGKCSSCNLMLGLNHPDFIEIDAASHTGVDNVRQILESATYLPLLGNKKIYLIDEAHMLSKAAFNAFLKILEEPPVSVIFVLATTEIYKIPETVRSRAFQLFFNGVNSSSLSDYLKIVCKDEAIVIEEEVIDLIVSQTDGSVRDAINLLERVRLSSSSVTLEDALKLLGKIGYEELIDLFEIVLNGDERELIVYLDKISFENLAPQSVWDMLIVLCRSLVWIKFGISSKSLKVFDKYSAKLKKIAESKSVHLLNEILQQFWLQEEIFAKTSNKSIFLESFLLQLCMQDFAKNLSSKKIPSSYNSFDEKKNSFSQNLVKENKEEIKAVAKEVKVDALPENKTEFHSFITEKLSEISDLLLVSILRQAKDLDFDKEKGVLKMAFLGQTSFFKNKLEESKSLLLPLIKQFSPQTNDFIFSFLELKASEVEKKKSENLEPLNKKIENIQRNDIPQKPKYDNQKYSQGYKVFNKSKNIEVGKVVDISDESKWPKSNLLVKFFSGRIEKRQSN; via the coding sequence ATGCAAAATTTAGAGCTTAATCTTGCGCGTAAACTTAGACCTAAAACTTTTAATGATGTTATAGGTCAAGAGCTGTCTGTTAGAATTTTGAAAAATGGTCTTTATTTAAACAAATTTTTTCCTGTTTATATTTTTTCTGGCAATAGAGGTTGTGGAAAAACGACATCTGCTAGGTTGCTTGCAGCTGCGGTTAATTGTGAAAATTTGAAAAATTTCCAGCAAAATCCAAAAGAGCAAGATGTTCCGTGCGGAAAGTGTTCCTCTTGTAACTTAATGCTTGGTTTAAATCATCCAGATTTTATAGAAATAGATGCAGCATCTCATACAGGTGTTGATAATGTTCGTCAAATATTAGAATCAGCAACCTATTTGCCGCTGCTAGGAAACAAAAAAATCTATCTTATAGATGAAGCTCATATGTTAAGCAAGGCAGCTTTTAATGCTTTTTTAAAGATATTAGAAGAGCCGCCAGTTTCAGTGATTTTTGTATTAGCGACTACCGAAATTTACAAAATTCCAGAGACCGTTCGATCCAGAGCTTTCCAGTTATTTTTCAATGGAGTTAATTCTTCTAGCTTAAGCGATTATTTAAAAATTGTTTGCAAGGATGAAGCTATTGTTATAGAGGAAGAAGTTATTGATTTGATAGTTTCGCAAACAGATGGCTCAGTGCGTGATGCTATTAATTTACTTGAGCGAGTAAGGCTTTCATCTTCAAGCGTAACTTTAGAAGATGCTTTAAAATTGCTTGGAAAAATTGGCTATGAAGAGTTAATAGACTTGTTTGAAATAGTTTTAAATGGCGATGAGCGTGAATTAATAGTTTATTTGGACAAAATTTCTTTTGAAAATTTAGCACCTCAAAGCGTGTGGGATATGCTAATAGTTTTATGCCGCTCTTTGGTTTGGATAAAATTTGGTATCTCTAGTAAAAGTTTGAAAGTTTTTGATAAATATTCTGCAAAGCTCAAAAAAATTGCTGAAAGTAAGTCGGTTCATTTGTTAAATGAAATATTGCAGCAATTTTGGTTACAAGAAGAGATTTTTGCAAAAACCTCTAATAAAAGCATATTTTTAGAATCATTTCTTTTACAACTCTGTATGCAAGATTTTGCTAAAAATTTAAGCTCTAAAAAAATCCCAAGTTCTTATAATAGTTTTGACGAAAAAAAAAACAGTTTTAGTCAAAATTTAGTCAAAGAAAATAAAGAAGAAATTAAGGCGGTAGCAAAAGAAGTAAAAGTAGATGCTTTGCCTGAAAATAAAACTGAATTTCATAGTTTTATCACAGAAAAGCTTTCAGAGATTTCAGACCTTCTTTTGGTCTCCATTTTAAGACAGGCCAAAGATTTGGACTTTGATAAAGAAAAAGGGGTCTTAAAAATGGCTTTTTTAGGACAAACTTCTTTTTTTAAGAATAAATTGGAAGAAAGTAAATCATTGTTATTACCACTGATCAAACAGTTTTCACCACAGACAAACGACTTTATTTTCAGCTTTTTAGAGCTGAAAGCTTCAGAAGTCGAAAAAAAAAAATCTGAAAATTTAGAGCCTTTGAATAAAAAAATCGAAAATATTCAAAGAAATGATATTCCTCAAAAGCCTAAATATGACAATCAGAAATATTCTCAAGGGTATAAAGTTTTTAATAAAAGTAAAAATATTGAGGTCGGAAAAGTTGTTGATATTTCTGATGAAAGCAAATGGCCGAAATCTAATTTGCTAGTGAAATTTTTTTCAGGTAGAATTGAAAAAAGGCAATCAAATTAA